One Nocardia sp. NBC_01327 genomic window carries:
- the eccA gene encoding type VII secretion AAA-ATPase EccA produces the protein MSAAEDAFYTGVQNLGLVAGGVRNEQHALAAFRAATGLDPDMCDAWLGRAMAGEISEEVIYGAYRSVHNLYRDQQWAGLPDRALWCQVEIGMYGLRVAMADRDQIALAQVCQYAEGAEWQEAEAILDQVPRDDVADFIRLSLYFRTRRWPDVIEFRITKPAIEDGLLDIAAELMTAQALAHMGRFGEALPRAQRIVEDSASGNLSYLWADAHFLLGMVLRHNGDHEAADRILKGLQGSALWPQHQDWQRAVADKTYRFEISTSDVIATRTNRWDPRTGDDPTERARSAARSERESLLTEASDLLQAQIGMDSVKEQVNRLKSGVLMDQVRADRGLAVDSRSHHLIFSGPPGTGKTTIARVIAKIFAGLGVVENSDVVEVSRNDMVGTHLGHTAPKTNALIDSALGGVLFIDEAYTLVQEGLSGGDAFGKEAVDTLLARMENDRDKLVVIIAGYEDQIDRFLASNDGLASRFTKRVRFASYDADELVRIADHVANKKDSILSRDARQALHDRCERLSTQTRNGRRLIDLAGNGRFVRNAVEAAEAERDYRFTRELTDIATMTNEDLMTITEADIITALEGLAPAAAG, from the coding sequence TTGTCAGCGGCCGAGGACGCGTTCTATACGGGAGTTCAGAATCTCGGATTGGTTGCCGGGGGCGTGCGCAATGAGCAGCACGCGCTGGCGGCCTTCCGGGCGGCGACCGGTCTCGATCCGGATATGTGCGATGCCTGGCTCGGGCGGGCCATGGCGGGCGAGATCTCCGAAGAGGTCATCTATGGGGCCTACCGATCGGTGCACAATCTCTATCGGGATCAGCAGTGGGCGGGTCTGCCCGACCGGGCGCTGTGGTGTCAGGTCGAGATCGGCATGTATGGGCTGCGGGTGGCCATGGCCGACCGCGATCAGATAGCCCTCGCGCAGGTCTGCCAATACGCCGAAGGGGCGGAATGGCAAGAGGCCGAGGCGATCCTGGATCAGGTGCCGCGCGACGACGTCGCCGACTTCATCCGGCTGTCGCTGTACTTCCGTACCCGGCGCTGGCCCGATGTGATCGAATTCCGCATTACCAAACCGGCTATCGAGGACGGGCTGCTCGATATCGCCGCCGAACTCATGACCGCACAGGCTCTGGCGCATATGGGCCGGTTCGGTGAGGCTCTGCCCCGGGCGCAACGCATTGTCGAGGACAGCGCCTCGGGCAATCTCTCCTACCTCTGGGCGGACGCGCACTTCCTCCTGGGAATGGTCTTGCGCCACAACGGCGATCATGAAGCCGCTGATCGAATCCTCAAGGGGCTGCAGGGTTCCGCGCTGTGGCCGCAGCACCAGGATTGGCAGCGGGCCGTCGCAGACAAGACCTACCGCTTCGAAATCTCGACCAGCGACGTCATCGCGACCCGCACCAACCGCTGGGATCCCCGAACCGGCGACGACCCGACCGAAAGAGCGCGCTCGGCTGCGCGCTCCGAACGCGAATCCCTGCTCACCGAAGCCTCCGATCTCCTGCAGGCACAGATCGGCATGGACTCGGTGAAAGAGCAGGTGAATCGGCTGAAATCCGGTGTGCTGATGGACCAGGTGCGCGCCGATCGTGGCCTCGCCGTGGACTCCAGGTCCCATCATCTGATCTTCTCCGGCCCACCCGGCACCGGCAAGACCACCATCGCCCGGGTCATCGCCAAAATCTTCGCCGGGCTGGGCGTCGTCGAGAACTCCGACGTCGTGGAGGTCTCCCGCAATGACATGGTCGGCACCCACCTGGGCCACACCGCCCCCAAGACCAACGCGCTGATCGATTCGGCGCTGGGCGGAGTGCTGTTCATCGACGAGGCCTACACCCTTGTCCAAGAGGGCCTTTCGGGCGGCGACGCTTTCGGCAAGGAGGCAGTCGACACCCTGCTGGCGCGTATGGAGAACGACCGCGACAAGCTGGTGGTGATCATCGCCGGATACGAGGACCAGATCGACCGCTTCCTCGCCTCCAATGACGGGCTGGCTTCCCGCTTCACCAAGCGCGTCCGCTTCGCCAGCTACGATGCCGACGAACTCGTCCGCATCGCCGATCATGTGGCGAACAAAAAAGATTCGATACTCTCCCGCGACGCCCGCCAAGCCCTGCACGACCGCTGCGAGCGACTCTCCACGCAGACTCGCAATGGGCGACGGTTGATCGACCTGGCCGGCAACGGACGATTCGTGCGCAATGCCGTGGAAGCCGCCGAAGCCGAACGCGACTATCGCTTCACCCGCGAGCTCACCGACATCGCCACCATGACCAATGAAGACCTCATGACCATCACCGAGGCCGACATCATCACCGCCCTGGAGGGTTTGGCGCCGGCCGCCGCAGGCTGA
- the eccB gene encoding type VII secretion protein EccB, with the protein MARFRVVTKHQISGWRFLFRRIEHALVRRDASMIDDPQRGRTTALSVGIALACVVIAGSAVMAFFKPAKPVGDAHIVAERGSGALFVHVGGRLYPALNLTSARLIVGAPENPVQVSQDELAKYPRGPLVGIAGAPGSIADTGGRNSDWTVCDSITTSAAAPVDQTTGLPTTSRSPIRTVVLGSTLTLGSETIGPLPDGQARLLRNGGITWLVYANQDRGIVRAAINLADSAVVLALGIDATTPVMPVSQGLLDSLPEAPPLRVPDVPGAGQTTTLSSGLTVPVGSVLTISTVDHGAGYYLVSESGVVQISAVLAAMIRNADSHGAMTTTAVGPDVIATNLRPGGWPGTTSYPPTAVHIVDPERYGVTCYHWSRNPADPNAVTQLLVGRQLPLATEELTRTVPLVTAFGSHGATADAAYLPRDTGRYVRVTGMDPASPLREALYWISDSGVRYGIAAQPESSGDTTLTALALRNPLPAPWNIVALFAVGPTLSQQDARIQHDGISPDRNAAPLPGGQP; encoded by the coding sequence GTGGCGCGCTTCCGCGTGGTGACCAAACACCAGATCTCCGGCTGGCGATTTCTGTTCCGGCGCATCGAACATGCGCTGGTCCGGCGCGACGCCTCGATGATCGACGATCCACAGCGCGGTCGCACGACCGCGCTGTCGGTCGGTATTGCCCTGGCGTGTGTGGTCATCGCGGGATCGGCGGTCATGGCGTTCTTCAAGCCCGCCAAACCGGTGGGCGATGCACACATTGTCGCGGAGCGAGGCTCCGGTGCGCTCTTCGTCCATGTCGGCGGCCGCCTGTACCCGGCCCTCAACCTCACCTCCGCGCGCCTCATTGTCGGCGCACCGGAGAATCCGGTGCAGGTATCCCAGGACGAGCTGGCCAAATACCCGCGCGGCCCACTCGTGGGCATTGCGGGCGCACCCGGCAGCATCGCCGATACCGGCGGCAGGAACTCCGATTGGACTGTGTGCGACAGCATTACGACGAGCGCGGCAGCGCCGGTCGACCAGACCACCGGGCTGCCGACCACCAGCCGGTCCCCGATCCGCACCGTCGTACTCGGAAGCACCCTGACTCTCGGCAGCGAGACCATCGGCCCGCTACCGGACGGTCAGGCTCGGCTGCTTCGCAACGGCGGGATCACCTGGCTGGTGTATGCGAACCAAGACCGCGGAATTGTCCGCGCGGCAATCAATCTCGCTGATTCTGCCGTCGTACTGGCGCTCGGAATCGACGCGACCACACCGGTGATGCCCGTCTCGCAGGGATTGCTGGACTCCCTCCCGGAAGCGCCGCCGCTGCGCGTTCCGGACGTGCCTGGCGCGGGGCAGACCACGACGCTCAGTTCGGGACTGACCGTCCCGGTCGGCTCGGTACTCACGATATCGACCGTCGACCACGGTGCGGGGTACTACCTGGTCTCCGAATCGGGCGTCGTGCAGATCAGTGCCGTCCTGGCGGCAATGATCCGCAATGCCGATTCACACGGTGCGATGACCACCACCGCCGTCGGCCCCGATGTCATCGCCACCAATCTGCGTCCCGGCGGCTGGCCCGGCACAACCAGTTACCCCCCGACCGCAGTACACATCGTGGATCCCGAACGGTACGGCGTCACCTGCTACCACTGGTCCCGCAACCCCGCCGATCCGAACGCGGTCACCCAGCTCCTGGTGGGCAGGCAACTTCCACTCGCTACCGAAGAGCTCACCCGCACAGTCCCTTTGGTCACCGCGTTCGGCTCACACGGCGCTACCGCGGACGCGGCCTATCTCCCTCGTGACACCGGGCGCTATGTCCGCGTCACCGGAATGGACCCGGCCTCACCGCTGCGCGAGGCGCTGTACTGGATCTCCGACAGTGGGGTGCGATACGGCATCGCCGCCCAGCCGGAGTCCAGCGGCGACACCACTTTGACGGCGCTCGCATTGCGCAACCCGCTCCCTGCCCCCTGGAACATTGTGGCGCTGTTCGCCGTCGGCCCGACCCTGTCGCAGCAGGACGCGCGGATCCAGCACGACGGCATCAGCCCCGACCGCAACGCCGCACCTCTGCCTGGAGGACAACCGTGA
- the eccCa gene encoding type VII secretion protein EccCa, whose protein sequence is MTTTRRFVRPARMVRGPKVPAVAEIRLQPPTELPKPVPQSRIKMIMPVIMMAGMAGMMVMMFRGGGALSPTSMLFPVMMLGSLAGTLGGAFGGSGAGGAALNEERKDYLRSIAEHRKTVLTSEAELHAYLLYTHPGPDTIGGLVGGQRMWEIQVASQQFLRVRLGRGRIANQVRVIVPEAAPLADLDPVGVVEVTRFAKAYSTVGGMPIAINLLSTPEVEIGGEAATVAALVRSILAEAVVLHGPDQVGIAAVLPDPDAPEWAWLKWLPHTQHPGDQDAIGSSRMVYRTVAELRSKVLAGLNRGPFSANSQPSSERKHFLLIVGVGGAANERDISGIDGCTWLRLGSTEQPLPRALRFTIGEDRTLHEVTPRGLRRVGDADTMSVTASTSLARSLAPYRLSTVIEAVTAEQAVGTSWEELVGIDDPGDIRINQHWTTRRDNDRIRLNIPFGYDPAGGLVYLDIKESAEEGMGPHGMCIGATGSGKSEFLRTLVLSAVATHSPDALNLLLVDFKGGATFLGFDRLSHVTAVVTNMEEEADLVTRMEDVISGEMARRQRILRDAGNFASVADYERAREQGAQIDPMPTLLIVLDEFAELLEQHPSFSKLFVAIGRLGRSLRIHLLLASQKVPSSRIGELEAHLSYRIALRTNQTSDSRDAIGTADAYHLPKKPGAGYLRVGAGDLQRFQAAYVGAPYVPALQAAAPGAQRARRMGGGYRAPQCFTAAPIIEMQTVTAEPQLLLAPDAPGIEPVTVMETVLQELAGQGRAAHRMWLPPLIAPPTLDRLVKSVPAGSLQLPWAIVDKPRQQRQDIWSVDLSGAGGHVAVVGGPQSGKSTALQTLILSAALTHTPEQVQFYCLDFSGGLSALRALPHIGSIAAVRDGDRVRRTFALLNNLLARRQALFANLGIDSMREFRRRRTSPREAAQLTAHGDEHGDVFLVIDGWDIGFSPSGPFFDDYLPSVESIALQGINYGIHLVISSSRWAAVRPAIKDLIQTRLEMRLGDLTDTVFTAHRHTVAAIPANRPGRCISTDALHMLTALPRIDGVTDTESLATGLNTAIETLIRTYPGRRAPEVKLLPARLSIDDISVPLPPAATLAQRLVLPFGLRESDLSPAAVDFAVSTHLVVLGSSGCGKSTVLAAFLESIRRQFTPEQARVLLIDYRRQHMDALPEKMLLGYLTSERDLTDGLKPFAAKMRDRRAPDGVTSQQLKDRSWWAGPEIFVVVDDYHMVSQRGQLNPLDPIKDLIVDGRDTGLHVIAARNIAQADSAMYDNVLGQIKNLNSSGFVMDGSKLDGMLIGDVKATKQPVGRGIFVEPLIARRDLVQAAMPTQAK, encoded by the coding sequence GTGACCACCACGCGCCGATTCGTCCGTCCCGCCCGCATGGTCCGGGGTCCGAAAGTGCCTGCGGTGGCGGAGATTCGGCTGCAACCACCCACCGAATTGCCGAAACCTGTTCCGCAGTCCCGCATCAAGATGATCATGCCGGTCATCATGATGGCAGGTATGGCCGGAATGATGGTCATGATGTTCCGCGGCGGCGGCGCACTGTCACCGACCTCGATGCTCTTCCCGGTCATGATGCTGGGCTCGCTCGCCGGCACGCTGGGCGGGGCATTCGGTGGCAGTGGCGCCGGGGGAGCCGCACTCAATGAGGAACGCAAGGACTACCTGCGCAGCATCGCCGAACACCGCAAAACCGTGCTCACTTCCGAGGCGGAATTGCACGCCTACCTCCTCTACACCCATCCCGGACCGGACACGATCGGCGGGCTGGTCGGCGGACAGCGCATGTGGGAGATCCAGGTCGCCAGCCAGCAATTCCTGCGGGTGCGCCTCGGCCGCGGCCGGATCGCCAACCAGGTGCGAGTGATCGTGCCGGAGGCGGCCCCGCTGGCCGACCTCGACCCCGTCGGCGTGGTCGAGGTAACCCGGTTCGCCAAGGCCTACTCCACGGTCGGCGGCATGCCGATCGCCATCAATCTGCTCTCCACACCCGAGGTGGAGATCGGCGGCGAAGCAGCGACCGTGGCCGCCCTGGTGCGGTCCATCCTCGCCGAGGCCGTGGTGCTGCACGGCCCGGACCAGGTCGGCATCGCCGCAGTGCTCCCCGACCCGGATGCGCCGGAATGGGCGTGGCTGAAATGGTTGCCGCACACCCAACATCCCGGCGATCAGGACGCGATCGGCTCCAGCCGGATGGTGTATCGCACCGTCGCGGAACTGCGGTCGAAAGTCCTGGCGGGGCTCAATCGGGGACCGTTCTCGGCCAACAGCCAGCCCTCCTCGGAGCGCAAGCACTTCCTGCTGATCGTCGGTGTCGGCGGCGCCGCCAACGAACGGGACATCTCCGGCATCGACGGCTGCACCTGGCTGCGACTCGGCAGTACCGAGCAGCCGCTGCCGCGGGCCCTGCGCTTCACCATCGGCGAGGACCGGACCCTGCACGAAGTCACCCCCCGCGGCCTGCGCCGGGTCGGCGACGCGGACACCATGTCGGTCACCGCCAGCACTTCCCTGGCCAGGAGCCTTGCCCCCTACCGGCTTTCGACCGTTATCGAGGCGGTCACGGCCGAACAGGCCGTAGGCACCTCATGGGAAGAACTGGTAGGAATCGACGATCCGGGCGACATTCGAATCAACCAACATTGGACGACCCGGCGCGACAACGACCGTATACGGCTGAACATCCCATTCGGATACGACCCCGCTGGTGGCCTGGTCTACCTCGACATCAAGGAATCCGCCGAGGAGGGAATGGGCCCGCACGGAATGTGCATCGGCGCCACCGGCTCAGGCAAATCAGAATTCCTCCGCACCCTCGTTCTTTCGGCAGTAGCGACCCACTCACCCGACGCGCTGAACCTACTTCTGGTCGACTTCAAGGGTGGCGCGACATTCCTCGGCTTCGACCGGTTGTCCCACGTGACCGCCGTCGTGACCAATATGGAGGAAGAGGCCGATCTCGTCACCCGCATGGAGGACGTGATCAGCGGCGAAATGGCACGGCGGCAACGCATTCTGCGCGATGCGGGCAATTTCGCCAGCGTCGCCGACTATGAGCGCGCCCGCGAACAGGGCGCCCAGATCGACCCGATGCCCACCCTGCTGATCGTCCTCGACGAGTTCGCTGAACTGCTGGAACAACACCCGAGCTTCTCGAAACTCTTCGTCGCCATCGGCCGGCTCGGGCGCTCCCTGCGCATCCACCTGCTGCTCGCCTCACAGAAGGTGCCCTCCAGCCGGATCGGAGAGCTCGAAGCGCACCTGTCCTATCGAATTGCCTTGCGTACCAACCAGACCAGCGACTCCCGCGACGCCATCGGCACCGCCGATGCCTACCATTTGCCCAAGAAGCCCGGGGCCGGATACCTGCGGGTAGGCGCGGGCGATCTGCAACGATTCCAGGCCGCCTATGTCGGCGCCCCCTATGTGCCCGCGCTGCAGGCCGCCGCCCCCGGTGCGCAGCGAGCACGCCGCATGGGCGGGGGATATCGAGCCCCCCAATGCTTCACCGCCGCACCGATTATCGAAATGCAGACTGTCACTGCGGAACCTCAACTGCTCCTCGCGCCGGACGCCCCGGGTATCGAACCGGTGACCGTCATGGAGACCGTCCTGCAGGAGCTCGCCGGGCAGGGCCGGGCCGCGCACCGTATGTGGCTGCCGCCCTTGATCGCGCCGCCGACCCTGGACCGGCTCGTGAAGTCGGTACCGGCGGGCAGTCTGCAACTGCCATGGGCCATTGTCGACAAGCCACGCCAGCAACGCCAGGACATCTGGTCGGTGGACCTGTCCGGCGCCGGCGGGCACGTCGCGGTGGTCGGTGGCCCCCAGTCGGGTAAATCGACTGCACTACAGACCTTGATCCTGTCCGCGGCCCTCACCCACACCCCCGAGCAGGTGCAGTTCTACTGCCTGGACTTCTCCGGCGGACTGTCCGCACTACGCGCACTGCCGCATATCGGCTCGATCGCCGCGGTCCGCGACGGCGACCGGGTGCGCCGCACCTTCGCACTGCTGAACAACCTCCTCGCGCGCCGCCAAGCCTTGTTCGCGAACCTGGGCATCGACTCCATGCGCGAGTTCCGCCGACGCCGCACCTCCCCTCGGGAAGCGGCTCAGCTCACCGCGCACGGCGACGAACACGGCGATGTCTTCCTCGTCATCGATGGCTGGGACATCGGATTCAGCCCCAGTGGGCCATTTTTCGACGATTACCTCCCTTCGGTGGAATCCATTGCACTGCAAGGTATCAACTACGGAATTCACCTGGTGATCAGTAGCTCCCGGTGGGCCGCCGTCCGGCCCGCGATCAAGGATCTGATCCAGACCCGGTTGGAGATGCGCCTGGGCGACCTGACCGACACCGTATTCACCGCGCACCGTCACACCGTGGCCGCCATCCCGGCGAACCGCCCAGGCCGCTGCATATCCACCGACGCCCTGCACATGCTCACCGCACTACCGCGCATCGACGGAGTCACCGACACGGAATCCCTTGCCACGGGCCTGAATACGGCCATCGAAACACTCATCCGCACCTACCCGGGCCGCCGCGCACCCGAGGTGAAACTGCTGCCCGCACGCCTCAGCATCGATGACATCAGCGTGCCCCTGCCCCCGGCCGCCACGCTCGCCCAGCGGCTCGTGCTGCCCTTCGGCCTGCGCGAATCAGATCTCAGCCCGGCCGCAGTCGACTTCGCCGTCTCGACCCACCTGGTGGTGCTCGGATCCTCCGGATGCGGCAAATCGACGGTGCTCGCGGCGTTCCTGGAATCGATCCGCCGCCAGTTCACCCCCGAACAGGCGCGCGTGCTACTGATCGACTATCGCAGACAGCATATGGACGCGCTGCCGGAAAAAATGCTGCTCGGATACTTGACCAGCGAACGCGATCTCACCGACGGGCTGAAACCGTTCGCGGCGAAGATGCGTGATCGCCGCGCACCGGACGGGGTGACCTCACAGCAGCTCAAGGACCGTTCCTGGTGGGCAGGTCCGGAGATCTTCGTCGTGGTGGACGACTATCACATGGTCTCCCAGCGCGGACAGCTCAATCCGCTCGATCCGATCAAGGACCTCATTGTCGACGGCCGCGATACCGGCCTGCATGTGATCGCCGCGCGCAATATCGCCCAAGCCGATTCAGCCATGTACGACAACGTGCTCGGGCAGATCAAGAACCTGAATTCCTCAGGGTTCGTCATGGACGGATCGAAATTGGACGGCATGCTCATTGGCGATGTGAAGGCAACCAAACAACCGGTCGGCCGAGGCATATTCGTCGAACCGCTCATTGCCCGCCGCGACCTCGTTCAGGCCGCCATGCCGACACAGGCAAAGTAG
- a CDS encoding PPE family protein, translated as MALPPEWNAGLLFAGLGPGPLMATAAAYQSISVALAAAASASDASMGAMSVAWSSPAAEQAQQAFGIDTAWLRTQAENAGLASYLATMVAGAIITAWGAMPKVPEINAVKLAEHALVLTNNMGQNTPAIAGLESVYLAMWVAAAMTMASYAADAGAFVSLLPPPATPPPIAGGNPVGAIPADLLPSALGGAPAGIDLAGSSFSSLPGGGTGAGVGAGPVLGGSAPRQVGAGGGETQAGGGPANGSPGQQGGGSGQSTPPGADASQPVSVVQQALPPAEAPSNPGADAAGGDGTMLDPASGFHGSSPNSTTLAGLNGGVGSVVPLGMTTGGAAAMSGTATGFRMPTTWTSGATRAFGSTASNATSEPIAQRTAPRGASAPEERLRRRRDPEEHSSTKAFSPGEPQEAPTLEQSPAIGVIGYSDTDAEQESATEQLLH; from the coding sequence ATGGCGCTTCCCCCGGAGTGGAATGCCGGACTACTGTTCGCAGGTCTCGGCCCGGGTCCCCTCATGGCTACTGCTGCCGCGTACCAGTCCATCAGCGTCGCGCTGGCCGCCGCCGCATCCGCGTCCGACGCCTCTATGGGCGCGATGTCCGTTGCATGGAGCAGCCCGGCGGCCGAGCAGGCGCAGCAGGCATTCGGTATCGACACCGCGTGGTTGCGCACGCAGGCCGAAAATGCGGGGCTGGCGTCCTATCTGGCGACGATGGTTGCCGGTGCCATTATCACGGCGTGGGGCGCCATGCCGAAGGTGCCGGAAATCAATGCTGTGAAACTGGCGGAACACGCGCTGGTACTCACCAACAACATGGGGCAGAACACCCCGGCAATCGCGGGCCTCGAGAGCGTGTACTTAGCCATGTGGGTAGCCGCTGCGATGACGATGGCCAGTTACGCGGCGGATGCCGGGGCTTTTGTGTCACTGCTGCCACCCCCTGCCACCCCTCCTCCAATCGCCGGTGGAAACCCCGTAGGTGCGATACCCGCAGACTTGCTGCCCTCGGCTCTCGGAGGTGCACCGGCCGGAATCGACTTAGCCGGAAGCAGTTTCAGCTCGCTGCCAGGTGGTGGGACGGGTGCCGGGGTTGGCGCCGGGCCCGTCCTCGGTGGATCGGCTCCGCGCCAGGTGGGTGCCGGAGGCGGCGAGACTCAGGCAGGCGGAGGACCGGCCAACGGCAGCCCTGGCCAGCAGGGCGGTGGGAGTGGGCAATCTACCCCGCCTGGGGCAGATGCTTCACAGCCGGTTTCCGTTGTGCAACAGGCACTTCCACCTGCCGAGGCCCCGAGTAACCCCGGAGCCGATGCTGCCGGCGGAGACGGGACAATGCTTGATCCGGCCAGCGGCTTCCACGGCTCATCACCGAATTCGACCACATTGGCCGGACTGAATGGAGGCGTGGGCAGTGTGGTCCCGCTCGGCATGACCACCGGCGGAGCTGCCGCAATGTCGGGCACTGCCACCGGGTTTCGCATGCCGACCACCTGGACATCGGGAGCCACTCGGGCCTTCGGATCCACAGCGAGCAACGCCACCTCCGAGCCGATAGCGCAGCGGACCGCGCCCAGAGGTGCCAGCGCACCCGAGGAGCGGCTGCGACGGCGACGCGACCCGGAAGAACACAGCTCCACCAAGGCGTTCTCACCCGGCGAACCGCAGGAAGCGCCGACGCTCGAACAGTCGCCAGCAATCGGCGTCATCGGATACAGCGACACCGACGCCGAGCAGGAATCAGCTACGGAGCAGCTACTGCATTAG
- a CDS encoding WXG100 family type VII secretion target has protein sequence MKYNFDEVDQHTGSLLQIIQGMEDNYNRIVSLKTDLLNSFQGAGAQGYTEIMAVLDGKMNPYHDSLTASRTAIVNAAALMNTTDHAAGVNFHHIA, from the coding sequence ATGAAATACAACTTCGACGAGGTTGACCAGCACACCGGCAGTCTCCTGCAAATCATCCAAGGAATGGAAGATAACTACAACCGCATCGTCAGCCTGAAGACAGACCTCCTGAACAGCTTCCAAGGTGCGGGCGCGCAAGGTTACACCGAAATCATGGCCGTACTCGACGGCAAAATGAATCCCTACCACGACAGTCTGACCGCCTCCCGCACTGCGATCGTTAACGCGGCCGCTCTTATGAATACGACTGACCACGCCGCTGGCGTCAACTTCCACCACATCGCCTAG
- a CDS encoding ESX secretion-associated protein EspG, with protein MNNDPVAIDLNVDAALLLKDLVGIDSYPSVLAVLPNIYRIDDRDRVRAVVAAELREIGVLSDDGVHPVVEQWLHCLYRPDVELAARIVDTALPEEQRRMLRLSLVRRGGSHVLAVRCDDHVVIQSVFTEGERLDAVAAALIAALGPVPALGFRPLTATGDQFAEVPSDPAERRQALLELGAGSHTATVLTRAMDEIVRRAEVLMIEHHDGADAALELCLSVLDTESGRIAVIPQRAMNGEVHSTYLPGDEATLHAGIRALVELLPGRSWFQTRRM; from the coding sequence GTGAACAACGATCCCGTCGCGATCGATCTGAATGTCGATGCCGCCCTGTTGTTGAAAGACCTGGTCGGCATCGACTCATATCCATCGGTACTTGCTGTGCTGCCGAATATCTACCGCATCGATGATCGCGACCGGGTACGCGCCGTCGTCGCCGCCGAACTCCGCGAGATCGGCGTCCTCAGCGACGACGGCGTACATCCGGTGGTCGAGCAGTGGCTGCATTGTCTGTACCGGCCGGACGTCGAACTGGCGGCCCGCATCGTGGATACCGCACTGCCCGAAGAACAGCGCAGGATGCTGCGATTGTCCCTGGTCCGCCGTGGCGGGAGCCATGTGCTCGCTGTGCGCTGTGACGACCATGTCGTCATCCAATCGGTATTCACCGAAGGCGAGCGACTCGATGCTGTGGCGGCAGCATTGATCGCTGCTCTGGGACCGGTACCCGCGCTCGGTTTCAGGCCGCTGACCGCCACCGGCGACCAATTCGCCGAAGTCCCTTCCGATCCGGCGGAACGACGCCAGGCCTTGCTCGAGCTGGGCGCGGGATCGCACACCGCGACGGTGCTCACCCGCGCGATGGACGAGATCGTGCGGCGCGCCGAAGTGCTGATGATCGAACACCACGACGGCGCGGATGCCGCGCTGGAGCTGTGCCTGAGCGTGTTGGACACCGAGTCCGGCCGGATCGCGGTCATCCCTCAGCGCGCCATGAACGGAGAGGTGCACTCCACGTATCTGCCCGGCGACGAGGCGACCCTGCACGCGGGCATCCGGGCGCTGGTTGAACTGCTACCCGGCCGCAGCTGGTTCCAGACCAGACGAATGTGA